The following are encoded together in the Lagopus muta isolate bLagMut1 chromosome Z, bLagMut1 primary, whole genome shotgun sequence genome:
- the CA9 gene encoding carbonic anhydrase 9 isoform X1, with protein MYVRQSRPAGSHGPSRTPHLLEMNRTALRICVLLLAGLGRTAAGQEHDHNDENAPHSQERGPSDSHWSYEDPGQWAKHFPECAGNMQSPININTETTIFSPQLRPIQLSGYSLPASQMLEMKNNGHTVVLKLPESLAITGGYAQQYRAVQLHLHWGSPSNPGSEHTVDHKRFAGELHVVHYNTKYENFKAALTQPDGMAVLGVFLEVGPRENPYYQQILEHLHSIQGEDDEVLVPGFNIAGLLPDNLHLYFHYNGSLTTPPCHESIKWTVFNQTVMLSKEQMSILVSSLHTDDHRLLMNNFRQDQSLHRRWVLASFEPSSSRERQVPAGDGTSATAAGHTSSFHAGDVLAVLFGVLFAITMLAFLLYVYKNRSQNARLDSPTKSKVIYTAATAENTA; from the exons ATGTATGTGCGGCAGTCTCGACCAGCAGGCAGCCACGGGCCGTCCCGCACGCCGCACTTGCTAGAAATGAACCGCACCGCGCTGCGGATCTGCGTCCTGCTGCTGGCCGGGCTGGGCCGAACCGCCGCCGGGCAGGAGCACGACCACAACGACGAGAACGCCCCGCACTCCCAGGAGAGAG GTCCCAGTGACAGCCATTGGAGTTATGAAG ATCCAGGGCAGTGGGCCAAGCACTTCCCAGAGTGTGCAGGCAACATGCAATCTCCCATCAACATCAACACGGAGACGACCATCTTCAGCCCCCAGCTGCGACCCATCCAGCTCTCCGGCTACAGCCTGCCTGCCAGCCAGATGCTAGAAATGAAGAACAATGGGCACACAG TGGTCCTGAAGCTGCCTGAGTCCTTGGCCATCACGGGTGGCTACGCACAGCAGTACCGTGCCGTGCAGCTGCACCTGCACTGGGGCTCGCCTTCGAATCCTGGCTCCGAGCACACCGTTGACCACAAGCGCTTTGCTGGGGAG CTCCACGTGGTCCATTACAACACCAAGTACGAGAACTTCAAGGCAGCCCTAACTCAACCGGATgggatggcagtgctgggggtcTTCCTGGAG GTTGGGCCAAGGGAGAACCCATATTACCAGCAGATACTCGAGCACCTGCATAGCATCCAAGGAGAAG ATGATGAAGTCCTTGTGCCCGGGTTCAACATCGCTGGCCTGCTGCCTGACAACCTGCACCTCTACTTCCACTACAATGGGTCCCTGACCACCCCACCCTGCCATGAATCCATCAAGTGGACTGTCTTCAACCAGACGGTGATGCTCTCCAAGGAACAG ATGTCCATACTGGTGAGCAGCCTGCACACAGATGACCACCGCCTCCTCATGAACAACTTTCGGCAGGACCAGAGCCTGCACAGGAGATGGGTGCTGGCAAGCTTTGAGCCCAGCTCCTCCCGGGAGAGGCAGGTGCCTGCAG GTGATGGCACCTCAGCAACAGCAG CAGGACACACCAGCTCATTTCATGCAG GAgatgtgctggctgtgcttttTGGAGTGCTCTTTGCCATCACAATGCTGGCTTTCCTGCTCTACGTCTACAAGAACCGCAGCCAGAATGCACG GCTGGACTCACCCACTAAATCCAAGGTCATCtacacagcagccacagccgAGAACACCGCCTAA
- the CA9 gene encoding carbonic anhydrase 9 isoform X2, which yields MYVRQSRPAGSHGPSRTPHLLEMNRTALRICVLLLAGLGRTAAGQEHDHNDENAPHSQERGPSDSHWSYEDPGQWAKHFPECAGNMQSPININTETTIFSPQLRPIQLSGYSLPASQMLEMKNNGHTVVLKLPESLAITGGYAQQYRAVQLHLHWGSPSNPGSEHTVDHKRFAGELHVVHYNTKYENFKAALTQPDGMAVLGVFLEVGPRENPYYQQILEHLHSIQGEDDEVLVPGFNIAGLLPDNLHLYFHYNGSLTTPPCHESIKWTVFNQTVMLSKEQMSILVSSLHTDDHRLLMNNFRQDQSLHRRWVLASFEPSSSRERQVPAGDGTSATAGHTSSFHAGDVLAVLFGVLFAITMLAFLLYVYKNRSQNARLDSPTKSKVIYTAATAENTA from the exons ATGTATGTGCGGCAGTCTCGACCAGCAGGCAGCCACGGGCCGTCCCGCACGCCGCACTTGCTAGAAATGAACCGCACCGCGCTGCGGATCTGCGTCCTGCTGCTGGCCGGGCTGGGCCGAACCGCCGCCGGGCAGGAGCACGACCACAACGACGAGAACGCCCCGCACTCCCAGGAGAGAG GTCCCAGTGACAGCCATTGGAGTTATGAAG ATCCAGGGCAGTGGGCCAAGCACTTCCCAGAGTGTGCAGGCAACATGCAATCTCCCATCAACATCAACACGGAGACGACCATCTTCAGCCCCCAGCTGCGACCCATCCAGCTCTCCGGCTACAGCCTGCCTGCCAGCCAGATGCTAGAAATGAAGAACAATGGGCACACAG TGGTCCTGAAGCTGCCTGAGTCCTTGGCCATCACGGGTGGCTACGCACAGCAGTACCGTGCCGTGCAGCTGCACCTGCACTGGGGCTCGCCTTCGAATCCTGGCTCCGAGCACACCGTTGACCACAAGCGCTTTGCTGGGGAG CTCCACGTGGTCCATTACAACACCAAGTACGAGAACTTCAAGGCAGCCCTAACTCAACCGGATgggatggcagtgctgggggtcTTCCTGGAG GTTGGGCCAAGGGAGAACCCATATTACCAGCAGATACTCGAGCACCTGCATAGCATCCAAGGAGAAG ATGATGAAGTCCTTGTGCCCGGGTTCAACATCGCTGGCCTGCTGCCTGACAACCTGCACCTCTACTTCCACTACAATGGGTCCCTGACCACCCCACCCTGCCATGAATCCATCAAGTGGACTGTCTTCAACCAGACGGTGATGCTCTCCAAGGAACAG ATGTCCATACTGGTGAGCAGCCTGCACACAGATGACCACCGCCTCCTCATGAACAACTTTCGGCAGGACCAGAGCCTGCACAGGAGATGGGTGCTGGCAAGCTTTGAGCCCAGCTCCTCCCGGGAGAGGCAGGTGCCTGCAG GTGATGGCACCTCAGCAACAGCAG GACACACCAGCTCATTTCATGCAG GAgatgtgctggctgtgcttttTGGAGTGCTCTTTGCCATCACAATGCTGGCTTTCCTGCTCTACGTCTACAAGAACCGCAGCCAGAATGCACG GCTGGACTCACCCACTAAATCCAAGGTCATCtacacagcagccacagccgAGAACACCGCCTAA